A single Xiphias gladius isolate SHS-SW01 ecotype Sanya breed wild chromosome 22, ASM1685928v1, whole genome shotgun sequence DNA region contains:
- the eva1ba gene encoding eva-1 homolog Ba, which produces MDVKKKEMDLLSNSIAAYAHIKANPETFGLYFVLGVCFGLVLTLCLLVIRISCKPRTNVAPSTPEKKQLKDISEEEEESEDDEDEEGDDVEAPVPLPSTEIPVGNHSSQSDGTLSVNVFTSAEELERAQRLEERERIIREIWRNGQPDILGTGTGTIGRVHYY; this is translated from the exons ATggatgtgaagaaaaaagaaatggaccTGCTGAGCAACAGCATAGCTGCTTATGCACACATTAAAG CAAACCCAGAGACCTTTGGCCTTTACTTCGTGCTCGGAGTGTGTTTCGGCCTGGTGCTGACGCTCTGTCTCCTGGTCATCCGCATCTCCTGCAAGCCACGGACCAACGTCGCCCCCTCCACGCCTGAGAAAAAACAGTTAAAGGACAtcagcgaggaggaggaagagagcgaggatgatgaggatgaagaagggGACGATGTAGAGGCACCAGTCCCTTTGCCCAGCACAGAAATCCCTGTTGGTAATCATAGCAGCCAATCGGATGGGACGCTGAGTGTGAACGTATTTACCTCAGCTGAAGAGCTGGAAAGGGCACAGCGACTGGAGGAGAGGGAACGTATCATACGTGAGATCTGGAGGAATGGCCAACCTGATATCCTGGGGACGGGAACAGGGACCATTGGAAGAGTGCATTACTACTAA